Below is a genomic region from Erigeron canadensis isolate Cc75 chromosome 7, C_canadensis_v1, whole genome shotgun sequence.
CATTCCGATATACTCCCCTGTCAAAATTCCTAAAGTATCCTTCAGGAAATTTATGACCCAATCTCCAACTACGAGTATCTGAAGAGTAAATCCCTGTTCGAACCTAAAGTCGTCGAGGAGCTATCTCTTGAACAACCATTATTTTGTAGTGTGGTGATTTTGTGGGGTCATAAGCCAATCTCATATGGTCCGATTTCAAACCATCTGCATATAATGGTGGGAGCATCTTGTACGTATTAATGGACGGattgtatatgtaaatctttCCAGGATTAGTTCGGATAACACACAAAACCAAACCATTGCAGGACTGCAAAACTTCTACATTACTGCCTGGTGGGATGCTTCTATCCAACGAGATGAAATCGTGTTGAAAGTGGTCATTGGTAGAACATGTTTTCTGGAGAAAGAGACCAGACAAGGGAGGGATATTTGGAAACCGGGTGACTCGTAGTTTGACGGTAGAAGGGGACGTGAGGAGAGATAACCAGCGTTTGGATACCGACTTGAAGAGAAAGAGGGTATTAAGAGGTAAACGGAGTAAGATTTCGATCAGAAGGTCGTCATTGAACATGACTTGGTGAACTGATGATGATCCGTCGTAATCCGTCATCAGCCTTTCGGATGATGATACTCTACTGTTATAATTACCACCCTCGGCCATGAGATCAGAAACGCAAACTACAACCCTATAAATCGCAAATTGACGAGGTTTTTAGTGAAACTAAGATGTTCAGGTCAATTCTTATTGGGTGGGTATGCGTATTTGAATTTGAATCCCTGCAATTGaggataaaattttttttttttgaggatATGGACTACCCTAGATATAATGAACTCGAGCTTGGGTCAAGCCCATGGTCTGCAATGAGTTTGGGTCAAGCCCATGGAGCTACAAACTAGTAGTTTGgtataattaaatgattaattcttAAGATTAAGGTTAATCATAAGTTTTAGTTTTGGCAGAGCTCGTGTATTCTTGTAATTATACGTATTTGGCATTAATACAAGGCTCCGGCTATTGTTATCATTTTTTGCATTCATaccttttgttgattgcttgaATTTAAGGATTCCACACTTCAACATATAGTTGTTAACCTCGTTAATACAGGTGGCTAGGGACTTACAAATGGTATTAGAGTCAAAGATTGTGTTATGTTGGTTTGAGGTTACattttcaacaattttcaaggaATTGACATTCAAATTTCGATACAATGCCGCATCAGATTTTGATAAAATCTACTGGGAATGGTTTTGGTGTTCATGTTCGAATTTCTAGATCTAGAAATTCGATTGGTTGAGGATGTTTTTCAACAATTCGAGCTCGTGGGACTTACAAATTCGATTTTAAGAAACTCGAGTCTGACAACTCTGAGtatgatatgatgatatgaaTGTAAAACCAATCGTTGCTTTTAGGGTTATATTCGTCAAAGGTGTAGCCACCTTTGTTAAGCTAGCAGAGGAGCTGCCAAAGCTGCAGGTGAGGTAAAGCTAGGCGCAGCTGCAGTTGCTGTGATAGCACTGCTGTTGCCACCATGTTGGGACCGAAacaagattcttaccaacaacgaAAAGAAAGTTTCATACAAGTATATAGGGAGGATTTTTAAATGATCTAATCAAAGTGGTTTGCCATTGAATTTATTTGTGAACTATTGAGAGGTTTGATCTTGCCGAACAATTCAAGAGCGATATATGTActtaaatttgatataaatatggatataagtagttttgaaacaaatgcttgttttccTGAATAGCAAGTTGCACGTACTAAACGACATTTCCTGTTTCATAATATGAAAAGATTGTTTTTTTAGCAGAATATAACCAAGTTGTCGCTTTTGAAATAACGTGTTTACATGAGGCAATTACTCTCGTTATCAAATCCTGGGCAATGAGATTTAGTTTGCAGCAACTTATCTATGGCattcttttcgtatatatacgTAATTCATGTTATCATTATTAGTTCATGGTGCAGAAGGTTCTATAGATGTGAACAAAACATATTACGGTCTTAGCACATCAAAACTGGAAGATAATTGGCAAAATGGTTAAGGGGATGGATTTCAAGTTAAATTGAACTTGATTTTGGTAAATTTAGAGTTGTAACATGGTCAGGACATAGATCCAATATGGAAAAGCTCATCTTAGCAGTATCTAAAGCCACACTAGTAACGGCACCAAAAACTGCCACTGTTTACAGTCTAATGATGGCAAGTGATATCGACAAAAATAAAGGGCAGTCCTAAAACATATACTTTTCAGTTGTGCCTTTGAGATATTCTAATATGTAACCTAAGATGACTAGACACAAAAATCAATTCCCATCACAATAGGCCCGTACAATATGAACCAAATTGAAAGCTACTTTTTCTGGCACCTGGGTAGTCGTTCTCCCAGGTCAACAACACTGCGTTGCCACCCTTTAGCAGTTCACAGTGACAACTTGTAAAATAAGATCCTGATGAAATCAAACACAATTACTTTATTACAGGACTGATTCATGTATCTTAAACTTGTGTCTGTTAAACTGCAAATCGCAGTTGCAACCTATTTAGTTAAGAACATGTACTTAAAACAGGTGATTTTCAAGAGATAACTTTTTTTAAGAACTACGGATAAAACTccaaattcattttattaaatgagATATAGAATTCTTatcttaaatataaattttgtgaTTACTATCGATACACTGTTGGTTATAATAGCTTTTAAATTTTGGACAGAACAAGTTCCTGATCTAAAAGACTCACCTGTTCAATTTAACCAGTCCAAAGTGACCCATTTAATAGCCAACCGTTGTCCCTGATACCCAACCCACCCAACCTGCCCAGTGCCCACATTTGCCACTTGTTATCAAAACATTGACAAAGAAACTTACTTCTTTTAGGCTTGCTCTCTGCTTCTCCTTCACCATCTTCCTTATCCCCATCCTCATCCTCGTCATCTTCATCGTCTTCAATATGATCATCATCCTTATCATTAATACCTTCAACATGAACCAAATATAACATGGGGGATAATGTTTTCACGTATGAACACTTCAACTGCAAGACAAGTGAAATACATATGAAGTACCACAAATTTAAGCATCTAAGTACAGAACCAATTGCCAACTTTCAAAGCGAAACAAGTCAAGCAAAACACGTTACTATTCTCACCAAATATAAAAATCCTGTTTGAACAGGGTTTGAAGTTTTTCAGCCTGCAAATAATATTGAAAACAGTTTAAATGAGGATTATCGGTGGCAAAATGGATGGATCTAAAGGCGGGTCAAAACTACTACGAGTTGAAGTGGGT
It encodes:
- the LOC122607124 gene encoding F-box protein At5g07610-like is translated as MAEGGNYNSRVSSSERLMTDYDGSSSVHQVMFNDDLLIEILLRLPLNTLFLFKSVSKRWLSLLTSPSTVKLRVTRFPNIPPLSGLFLQKTCSTNDHFQHDFISLDRSIPPGSNVEVLQSCNGLVLCVIRTNPGKIYIYNPSINTYKMLPPLYADGLKSDHMRLAYDPTKSPHYKIMVVQEIAPRRL
- the LOC122607945 gene encoding pheromone-processing carboxypeptidase KEX1-like isoform X3, giving the protein MVTRKMFDRMILKLSLRGINDKDDDHIEDDEDDEDEDGDKEDGEGEAESKPKRRSYFTSCHCELLKGGNAVLLTWENDYPGARKSSFQFGSYCTGLL
- the LOC122607945 gene encoding uncharacterized protein LOC122607945 isoform X1; the protein is MDAVSFICQICFYPRLSVNGVVEVDGDKDEDAMDQLKCSYVKTLSPMLYLVHVEGINDKDDDHIEDDEDDEDEDGDKEDGEGEAESKPKRRSYFTSCHCELLKGGNAVLLTWENDYPGARKSSFQFGSYCTGLL
- the LOC122607945 gene encoding uncharacterized protein LOC122607945 isoform X2 translates to MILGVLKIELKCSYVKTLSPMLYLVHVEGINDKDDDHIEDDEDDEDEDGDKEDGEGEAESKPKRRSYFTSCHCELLKGGNAVLLTWENDYPGARKSSFQFGSYCTGLL